From a single Streptomyces sp. NBC_00237 genomic region:
- a CDS encoding universal stress protein, translated as MHKPLIVGVDGSDPSLSALDWAADEAAARGVPLRVVHAWRWEQYASLEPGLGYSRPSLQSYADDIAATAVERVERRQPAVPVTSTVVAEDPVFALARLAEAAEALVVGSRGHGELAELLLGSVSLGVAARAAVPVIVVRGAPRQETGAVRAVAVGVDEPDAAAPAMEFAFREALLRTVPVTVVHAWRCPAQEVPDHPRAASDDHRRRAEGQVEGALKAVVHAHPEFADVTVRRDITEGTARSALLDASRTAGLLVVGARRRKGHLGMQLGLVNHGVLHHASCPVAVVPHD; from the coding sequence GTGCACAAGCCACTGATCGTCGGAGTGGACGGATCGGATCCGAGCCTGTCCGCCCTGGACTGGGCCGCCGACGAGGCGGCGGCACGCGGGGTGCCGTTGCGGGTCGTGCATGCCTGGCGGTGGGAGCAGTACGCCTCCCTGGAGCCGGGTCTCGGTTACAGCCGACCCTCCCTCCAGAGCTACGCCGACGACATCGCCGCCACGGCGGTGGAGCGGGTGGAGCGCCGACAGCCCGCAGTGCCGGTCACGAGCACGGTGGTCGCCGAGGACCCGGTGTTCGCGCTCGCACGGCTCGCCGAGGCCGCCGAAGCCCTCGTGGTCGGCAGCAGGGGCCACGGTGAGCTGGCGGAACTGCTGCTCGGATCGGTGAGCCTGGGGGTGGCCGCACGCGCGGCTGTACCAGTGATCGTCGTGCGTGGCGCTCCGCGTCAGGAGACGGGGGCCGTACGTGCGGTCGCCGTCGGCGTGGACGAACCCGACGCGGCCGCCCCGGCCATGGAGTTCGCCTTCCGCGAGGCCCTGCTGCGCACGGTCCCGGTGACCGTCGTGCACGCATGGCGCTGCCCCGCCCAAGAAGTCCCCGACCACCCCCGGGCGGCCTCCGACGACCACCGCCGACGGGCGGAAGGACAGGTGGAGGGAGCGCTGAAAGCCGTGGTGCACGCGCATCCGGAGTTCGCCGACGTCACCGTACGGCGCGACATCACCGAAGGCACCGCACGCTCCGCGCTGCTGGACGCCTCCCGCACCGCGGGCCTGCTGGTCGTCGGCGCCCGACGGCGCAAGGGACACCTCGGGATGCAGCTCGGCCTCGTCAACCACGGCGTACTGCACCACGCCTCCTGCCCGGTGGCCGTCGTCCCGCACGACTGA
- a CDS encoding CBS domain-containing protein, producing the protein MKHSKIGSVMTTEVVTAQRGTPFKEVARLLSAHRISGLPVVDADEHVVGVISETDLLMREAAAPDPYRPPRRFRPPRLTTASRTAQVKEQARTAAQLMSAPPVCVHAENTIAEAARTMARHTVERLPVVDEEDRLVGIVTRRDLLQVFLRTDDAIRHEVIEQVLVRTLWLPPRALDVTVVEGVVTLEGQLERLTEIPIAVHMTGEVDGVVAVVDKLTYRTDDSHLRPTEQALKGVADDWLRKL; encoded by the coding sequence ATGAAGCACAGCAAGATCGGTTCCGTGATGACCACCGAGGTCGTCACCGCCCAGCGCGGCACCCCGTTCAAGGAGGTGGCCCGTCTCCTGTCCGCACACCGCATCAGCGGACTGCCCGTCGTCGACGCCGACGAGCACGTCGTCGGGGTGATCTCCGAGACGGACCTCCTGATGCGCGAGGCGGCAGCCCCCGATCCGTACCGACCCCCACGCCGCTTCCGTCCTCCTCGCCTCACCACCGCCTCCCGCACCGCACAGGTCAAGGAACAGGCGCGTACCGCAGCTCAGTTGATGTCCGCTCCCCCCGTCTGTGTCCACGCGGAGAACACCATCGCCGAGGCCGCCCGCACCATGGCCCGGCACACCGTCGAACGGCTGCCCGTCGTGGACGAAGAGGACCGGCTCGTCGGCATCGTCACCCGCCGCGACCTGCTCCAGGTCTTCCTGCGCACGGACGACGCCATCCGCCACGAGGTGATCGAACAGGTCCTCGTCCGCACCCTCTGGCTGCCCCCGCGCGCCCTCGACGTCACCGTTGTGGAGGGTGTCGTCACCCTCGAAGGGCAGTTGGAACGACTCACCGAGATCCCGATCGCGGTCCACATGACCGGCGAGGTCGACGGAGTGGTCGCGGTCGTCGACAAGCTCACCTACCGCACGGACGACTCCCACCTGCGGCCCACCGAGCAGGCGTTGAAAGGTGTGGCCGACGACTGGCTGCGCAAACTCTGA
- a CDS encoding NAD(P)/FAD-dependent oxidoreductase produces the protein MYDVIVVGARCAGSPVAMLLARQGHRVLVVDRSSFPSDTVSTHYIHQAGLLKLQEWGLLDEIIDAKTPAIRKMHYAYRGVELNGFADPVNGVDAVYCPRRTVLDEILVNAARRAGAEVIEGFTVSDLVRSGDRVVGIRGREGDGPEKEFRATLVIGADGFHSTVAKKVGADLYNVRPAAGFIYYSYYSGLDWGLHHKVGLNEQWFGSWPTNDGLTMLAIIGTRRHLKDFRQDVEGRFQAVFDDVAPDMGARLREEGRREEDFRPMRYPDNYYRRAHGPGWALVGDAGYHKDPYTGWGITDSFLHGELLADRVHQGLSGERPMEEALAEYNKVRDEESAGVYDFTTTLSELTELPPFFKATMSAMSTSQEWTNKMLGLIAGVVEDHEIYSPDALERLYDDAGVPQDQRIYDPMA, from the coding sequence ATGTACGACGTGATTGTTGTGGGTGCCCGCTGCGCCGGATCGCCGGTTGCCATGCTGCTTGCGCGACAGGGGCACCGCGTCCTGGTCGTGGACCGGTCCTCGTTCCCCAGCGACACGGTGTCGACCCACTACATCCACCAGGCGGGCCTCCTGAAGCTCCAGGAGTGGGGCCTCCTCGACGAGATCATCGACGCGAAGACGCCTGCCATCCGCAAGATGCACTACGCGTACCGGGGCGTCGAGCTCAACGGGTTCGCCGATCCGGTCAACGGCGTCGACGCCGTCTACTGCCCGCGCCGCACCGTCCTCGACGAGATCCTGGTCAATGCCGCCCGACGGGCCGGTGCCGAGGTCATCGAGGGGTTCACAGTCTCCGACCTGGTCCGCTCCGGCGACCGGGTGGTGGGCATCCGCGGCCGTGAAGGGGACGGCCCGGAGAAGGAGTTCCGCGCCACCCTGGTCATCGGCGCCGACGGCTTCCACTCCACGGTCGCCAAGAAGGTGGGCGCCGACCTGTACAACGTCCGCCCCGCCGCCGGCTTCATCTACTACTCGTACTACAGCGGACTGGACTGGGGACTGCACCACAAGGTCGGCCTCAACGAGCAGTGGTTCGGCAGCTGGCCCACGAACGACGGTCTGACCATGCTGGCCATCATCGGCACCCGGCGTCACCTGAAGGACTTCCGCCAGGACGTGGAGGGCCGTTTCCAGGCCGTGTTCGACGACGTGGCCCCGGACATGGGCGCGCGCCTGCGCGAAGAGGGCAGGCGCGAAGAGGACTTCAGGCCCATGCGCTACCCGGACAACTACTACCGCCGCGCCCACGGCCCCGGCTGGGCCCTCGTCGGCGACGCCGGTTACCACAAGGACCCCTACACCGGCTGGGGCATCACGGACTCCTTCCTCCACGGCGAGCTCCTCGCCGACCGCGTCCACCAGGGTCTGTCCGGTGAGCGCCCGATGGAGGAGGCGCTGGCCGAGTACAACAAGGTGCGTGACGAAGAGAGTGCGGGAGTCTACGACTTCACCACCACGCTCAGTGAACTCACCGAGCTGCCGCCGTTCTTCAAGGCGACGATGAGCGCGATGAGCACGAGCCAGGAGTGGACCAACAAGATGCTCGGCCTGATCGCCGGCGTCGTGGAGGACCACGAGATCTACTCGCCCGACGCCCTTGAGCGCCTCTACGACGATGCGGGCGTACCGCAGGACCAGCGAATATACGACCCGATGGCCTGA
- a CDS encoding aromatic ring-hydroxylating dioxygenase subunit alpha yields MTRASSMFDLISEQGEDRPYFATGGIGRSHEFYTGEEQHRREMTAIYGRRWLPVDHVSRLKEKGAYSTLNIGTGSVLLLHGDDGIRAYHNYCRHRGYKLVEEPVGKRQSLVCLYHCWVYDRNGKLKSLNGTYFDHFFEKEKNGLLPVRTEVRFGVVFISFSDDAPDLDASLGEFGEFARVYDLADLECVQAKDYPVASNWKLVAHNVNESLHFPTAHKDLHRITDFDDAGTYDLKGDIVGAWQSIRGGYNSVSMTGRSGRTPMPQVPEGDLQKINWITILPNLLFGFTADYVMMQWVWPESPGTCFVRHFWLFHPSETAKSDFSHEAVFALWDKANYEDWEMCERTHRGLSNPMWSPGQLSLDEEVVSQIDSWVMAETAGEPDGAQGAAPGRSAGQEEPADAGQADASDRPAGRVERAGHVESSEAKG; encoded by the coding sequence ATGACACGCGCGTCCAGCATGTTCGACCTGATCAGCGAGCAGGGCGAAGACAGGCCCTACTTCGCGACCGGTGGCATCGGCAGGTCACACGAGTTCTACACCGGTGAGGAGCAGCACCGGCGGGAGATGACCGCGATCTACGGCAGGCGCTGGCTCCCGGTGGACCACGTCTCCCGCCTCAAGGAGAAGGGCGCGTACAGCACCCTGAACATCGGCACCGGATCCGTACTGCTCCTGCACGGGGACGACGGCATCAGGGCCTACCACAACTACTGCCGGCACCGGGGCTACAAGCTCGTCGAGGAACCGGTCGGCAAGCGGCAGAGCCTGGTCTGCCTCTACCACTGCTGGGTGTACGACCGTAACGGCAAGCTCAAGAGCCTCAACGGCACCTACTTCGACCACTTCTTCGAGAAGGAGAAGAACGGGCTGCTGCCGGTACGCACCGAGGTCAGGTTCGGGGTCGTGTTCATCTCCTTCTCCGACGACGCCCCGGACCTCGACGCCTCCCTGGGCGAGTTCGGGGAGTTCGCACGCGTCTACGACCTCGCCGACCTGGAGTGCGTACAGGCGAAGGACTATCCGGTCGCCTCGAACTGGAAGCTCGTCGCGCACAACGTCAACGAGAGCCTCCACTTCCCCACGGCGCACAAGGACCTGCACCGCATCACGGACTTCGACGACGCGGGCACGTACGACCTCAAGGGCGACATCGTCGGCGCGTGGCAGTCGATACGCGGCGGCTACAACTCCGTCTCCATGACGGGGCGCAGCGGGCGCACGCCGATGCCGCAGGTGCCCGAGGGAGACCTTCAGAAGATCAACTGGATCACCATCCTGCCCAATCTGCTGTTCGGGTTCACCGCCGACTACGTGATGATGCAGTGGGTCTGGCCCGAGAGCCCGGGCACCTGCTTCGTCCGGCACTTCTGGCTCTTCCACCCCTCGGAGACGGCCAAGAGCGACTTCTCCCACGAGGCCGTGTTCGCACTGTGGGACAAGGCGAACTACGAGGACTGGGAGATGTGCGAGCGCACGCACCGCGGCCTCTCGAACCCGATGTGGTCCCCGGGACAGCTCTCCCTCGACGAGGAGGTCGTCTCACAGATCGACTCGTGGGTCATGGCCGAGACGGCGGGGGAGCCGGACGGCGCACAGGGCGCGGCGCCCGGACGCTCCGCCGGGCAGGAAGAGCCCGCCGATGCGGGACAGGCCGACGCATCGGACCGGCCCGCAGGGCGCGTCGAGCGTGCCGGGCACGTCGAATCCAGTGAGGCCAAGGGATGA
- a CDS encoding phosphoketolase — protein sequence MADLDAHWRAANYLAAGQIYLLDNPLLTEPLRPAHLKPRLLGHWGTSPGLNLVHTHLNRLVQDHDLDAICIWGPGHGGPAVLANSWLEGSYSETYPTIGRDADGMGKLFRQFSFPGGVPSHVAPETPGSIHEGGELGYSLSHAYGAAFDNPGLLVACVVGDGEAETGPLAASWHSTKFLDPVHDGAVLPILHLNGYKIANPTVLSRIPEAELDALLRGFGHEPLHVTGDDPRTVHPAMAAALDRALEQITAFQREARTNGARTRPRWPMIVLRTPKGWTGPAAVDGEPVEGTWRSHQVPLASVRENPDHLRQLEAWLRSYRPEELFDADGRPTAQVLSCVPSGTRRLGANPHANGGLLTRDLPVPPLEHFAVPVDKPGTTLHEPTRVLGGLLAQVMQDTAQSRDFRVVGPDETASNRLGALFEVTGKAWQGEVLPTDEHLATDGRVLEILSEHTCQGWLEGYHLTGRHGLFSCYEAFVHIVDSMVNQHIKWLKTSRTLPWRAPVPSLNYLLTSHVWRQDHNGFSHQDPGFVDHVLNKSPEVVRVYFPPDANTLLSVADHVLRSRDYVNVIVAGKQPCFDWLSLDEARSHCARGAGIWEWAGTEDSTREPDVVLACAGDVPTQEVLAAAQLLRHHLPDLAVRVVNVVDMTRLLPREEHPHGMPDSEYDALFTPDRPVIFAYHGYPWLVHRLAYRRTGHRHLHVRGYKEAGTTTTPFDMVVRNDLDRYRLVMDVIDRVPGLAVRAATVRQTMADARTRHHAWIRIHGTDLPEVADWTWTG from the coding sequence ATGGCAGATCTCGACGCTCACTGGCGCGCCGCCAACTACCTGGCCGCCGGCCAGATCTACCTCCTCGACAACCCCCTCCTGACCGAACCGCTGCGCCCCGCACACCTGAAGCCCCGTCTTCTCGGCCACTGGGGGACTTCTCCCGGCCTGAACCTGGTGCACACGCACCTCAACCGTCTCGTCCAGGACCACGACCTCGACGCGATCTGCATCTGGGGTCCCGGCCACGGCGGCCCCGCCGTCCTGGCCAACTCCTGGCTGGAGGGCTCGTACAGCGAGACGTACCCGACGATCGGCCGGGACGCGGACGGGATGGGGAAGCTGTTCCGGCAGTTCTCCTTCCCCGGCGGCGTGCCCAGCCACGTCGCCCCCGAGACCCCCGGCTCGATCCACGAGGGCGGCGAGCTGGGCTACTCCCTCTCCCACGCGTACGGCGCCGCGTTCGACAACCCCGGCCTGCTGGTCGCCTGCGTGGTCGGCGACGGCGAGGCGGAGACCGGGCCGCTCGCCGCGTCCTGGCACTCCACCAAGTTCCTCGACCCCGTCCACGACGGCGCGGTCCTGCCGATCCTGCACCTCAACGGCTACAAGATCGCCAACCCGACCGTCCTGTCCCGCATCCCCGAAGCAGAACTCGACGCCCTGCTGCGCGGTTTCGGACACGAACCCCTCCACGTCACGGGAGACGACCCGCGCACCGTCCACCCCGCGATGGCCGCCGCCCTGGACCGGGCGCTGGAGCAGATCACCGCCTTCCAGCGCGAGGCCCGCACCAACGGCGCCCGCACCCGGCCCCGCTGGCCCATGATCGTGCTCCGTACTCCCAAGGGCTGGACAGGCCCCGCCGCCGTGGACGGCGAGCCGGTCGAGGGCACCTGGCGCTCGCACCAGGTCCCGCTGGCTTCCGTACGCGAAAACCCGGACCACCTGCGGCAGTTGGAGGCATGGCTGCGCTCCTACCGGCCCGAGGAACTCTTCGACGCCGACGGCCGCCCCACCGCCCAGGTGCTGTCCTGCGTTCCGTCAGGAACCCGCCGCCTCGGCGCGAACCCGCACGCCAACGGGGGTCTCCTCACCCGAGACCTCCCCGTCCCGCCGCTGGAGCACTTCGCCGTTCCCGTCGACAAACCGGGTACCACCCTGCACGAGCCCACCCGCGTTCTGGGCGGCCTGCTCGCCCAGGTCATGCAGGACACCGCACAGAGCCGGGACTTCCGCGTGGTGGGTCCCGACGAGACCGCCTCGAACCGGCTCGGCGCGCTCTTCGAGGTCACTGGCAAGGCGTGGCAGGGGGAGGTCCTGCCCACCGACGAGCACCTCGCCACCGACGGCCGCGTGCTGGAGATCCTCTCCGAACACACCTGCCAGGGCTGGCTGGAGGGCTACCACCTCACCGGCCGTCACGGCCTCTTCTCCTGCTACGAAGCCTTCGTCCACATCGTCGATTCCATGGTCAACCAGCACATCAAGTGGCTGAAGACCTCCCGCACCCTGCCCTGGCGCGCCCCTGTTCCCTCCCTCAACTACTTGCTCACCTCACACGTCTGGCGCCAGGACCACAACGGCTTCTCCCACCAGGACCCCGGCTTCGTCGACCACGTCCTCAACAAGAGCCCCGAGGTCGTCCGCGTCTACTTCCCGCCGGACGCCAACACCCTGCTCTCCGTCGCCGACCACGTGCTGCGCAGCCGGGACTACGTCAATGTGATCGTCGCGGGCAAGCAGCCCTGCTTCGACTGGCTGTCCCTGGACGAGGCCCGCAGCCACTGCGCACGCGGCGCGGGCATCTGGGAATGGGCCGGCACCGAAGACAGCACCAGGGAGCCGGACGTGGTGCTGGCCTGCGCGGGCGACGTCCCCACCCAAGAGGTACTGGCGGCAGCCCAGTTGCTCCGCCACCACCTTCCCGACCTCGCCGTACGCGTGGTCAACGTCGTCGACATGACCCGGCTGCTGCCGCGCGAGGAGCACCCGCACGGCATGCCCGACTCCGAGTACGACGCCCTGTTCACCCCCGACCGGCCGGTGATCTTCGCCTACCACGGCTATCCGTGGCTGGTCCACCGCCTCGCCTACCGCCGCACCGGCCACCGGCATCTGCACGTACGCGGCTACAAAGAGGCCGGGACCACCACCACACCCTTCGACATGGTCGTACGCAACGACCTCGACCGGTACCGCCTCGTCATGGACGTCATCGACCGCGTCCCGGGCCTCGCCGTCCGCGCCGCGACCGTCCGCCAGACCATGGCCGACGCCCGCACCCGCCACCACGCCTGGATCCGCATCCACGGCACCGACCTCCCCGAGGTCGCCGACTGGACCTGGACCGGCTGA